The segment CGCATGGATGCATGGGTGTCGAGCAGGATCAGGAGTCGACCCTCGCGCTCTTCCTGGAACAGTTTGGTGTGGAGCTTGCCGCTGCGCGCGGTGAGCCGCCAGTCGAGTCGACGCACGTCGTCCCCCCGCTGGTAGACGCGTGACTCGGCATAATCCATCCCGCGGCCATACAGCCGGCTCGACTGCTGCCCCGCGCGTGAGGCGCGGCTGACCTGGGTCGGCAGGGTCATCCTGCCCACGCGGGCACGCAACGCCAACAGCTCCGACAACGCCACCTGGGTGACGCCATCGGCCTCGAGTGACGGCAACGCGGCGCTCACGGCAATGGCACGAGATCCAGCAGGCGGTCGATCACCTGATCCGGCCGCACGCCCTCGGCTTCGGCTTCGTAACTCAGCAGCACGCGATGGCGCAGCACTTCATGCGCCACGGCATGGACGTCCTCCGGCAGCACGTAATCGCGACCGTTCAGCCACGCATGCGCGCGGGCACAACGATCGAGCGCAATGGTTGCGCGAGGGCTACCGCCCCAGGCGATCCAGCGATCGAGTTCCGCCCCGTAGCGTCCGGCATCGCGCGTGGCGAGCACGAGTTGCGTGATGTACTCCTCCAGTGCCGGCGCCATGTGCACCTCCAGCACCTGGTCACGCGCGGCCATCACGTCGGCGGGAGTCAATCGCGCGGCAGGAGCCGTCTGCTGGCCGTGCGCCGCACGACTGGCCTGCCCGCGCGCCAGGCGCAGGATCGCCAACTCCGCGGCAGCATCCGGGTAACCGATGGTGACATGCATGACGAAGCGGTCGAGCTGGGCCTCCGGCAGGGCGAAGGTACCTTCCTGTTCGATCGGGTTCTGCGTCGCCATCACCAGGAACAGCTCGGGCAGGCGCCAGGTACTGCGACCGACCGTGATCTGCCGTTCCGCCATCGCCTCGAGCAGCGCCGACTGCACCTTGGCCGGCGCACGGTTGATCTCGTCGGCCAGCACGATGTTGTGGAACAGCGGGCCACGCTCGAATTCGAAATTTCCGGACTGCGGCCGGAACACGTCGGTGCCGGTCAGGTCGGCGGGCAACAGATCGGGCGTGAACTGCACGCGATGGAAATCGGCATCGATGCACGAAGCCAGCGCCTTCACGGCCGTGGTCTTGGCCAGGCCGGGCGCCCCTTCCACCAGCAGATGGCCGTCGGCCAGCAGCGCGATCAGCAGGCAATCGATCAGTCGCGGCTGGCCGATGATGGAGCGCTGCAATCCCTCCCTCAGAAGGGCAAAGGACTGCTGCAGGGCGGTGGCTGGCTGGGCTGGCGCGAGATCGGTCATCCGGAAGGCTTCCATGGGAGACGCGGCGTAGGACAGCGTTCGATCATGGAAGTTTAGCCAGCGCGGCGATATAGCCCGGTGGTCATGCGGCGCGACCCAACAAAAAAGGGCGGCCTGTCGGCCGCCCTTTCCTGTTTCTCTTCCGATCCTGCCTACTGCAGCTTGTCGCTGAGGATGCGCGGCGTCACGAAGATCAGCAGCTCCGCCTTGTCGTTCTGCCGTGAAGTCTTGCGGAACAGCATGCCGATGCCAGGGATGTCGCCGAGGCCGGGCACCTTGGTCACGGTGTTCTGCTTGGTGATCTCGTAGATGCCACCCAGCACCACTGTCTGTCCGTTGTCGACCAGCACCGAAGTGTTCAGTTCGCGGGTGTCGATCTGCGGCACCTGGCCACTGCCCGGGGCGTCGATGAACTTCGCCAGCGCGTCCTTCTTGACGTTGATCTTCAGGTACACGCGGTTGTCGGCGGTGATCGTCGGGGTGACCTTCAGCTCCAGCACGGCGTCCTTGAACTGCACGGTGGCGGTGCCGCTGCCGGCAGCACCGGTGGCGCTGTTCTGGTAGGTCACGTAACCGATCTGCTGACCCTGGCGGATGACCGCCTCCTGCTGGTTGGCGGTGATCACGCGGGGACTGGAGATCACCTCGCCACGCCCCTCGGTCTGCGCCGCGGACAACTCGAGGTCGAGCGCGTAGTTGGCGCCCAGGATCGCCAGGCCGAAGCTGCCTGCCGGGCCCGACACCGGCAGGTTGACGTTCAGACCACCGGAGCCCAGCGTTGCCGCATTGGTGTTGCTGCCTTGAGCGGTGCCAAGCGCACCACCCAACTGCAGCACCTGGCCGCTCGGGTTGGTGCGGGACCCGTTTATGCCGAACTTCGCACCGAGCTCGCGGGTGAACTGGTCGGTCGCCACCACGATGCGCGACTCGATCAGCACCTGCTGGACCGGGCGATCGAGCACGGCCACGAGCGCGCGGATCTCCTTGATCTTCTCCGGCGTGTCACTGATCAGCAGGGTGTTGGTGCGGTTGTCGTACGAGACGCTGCCGCGCGGCGAGAGGAAGCCGCGGCTGGCATTGGCAGTCGCACCGCCGCCACCGCCCGAACCCAAGCCCTGCTTGGCCTCGGTCGTGAGGAGCTTGGCGATATCCGCCGCCTTGCCGTAGCTGATCGGAATGTAGTCGGTGACCAGCTCGGCGTTGTCCTCGGCCTTCATGCGGGCGTCGGCCAGATCCTGTTCGTACTTGGCCAGCTCCTGCTGCGGGGCGATCCAGATCACGTTGCCATTGCGGCGCTTGTCCAGACCCTTGGCGCGCAGCACCACGTCCAGCGCCTGGTCCCAGGGCACGTTCACCAGGCGCAGGGTCACGCTACCGCCCACCGAGTCCGATGCCACCAAGTTGAGGCCGGAGATATCGGCAAGCAGCTGCAATGCCGAACGCACCGGGATGTCCTGGAAATTGAAGGTGACGCGGCTGCCGCTGTAGACGGGCTCCTGGCCCTTGGCCAGCTTGCCCGTGGCTGCTTCCTTCTTCTTCGGGGCGATTTCGACCACGTACTGGTCGCCCGACTGGTAGGCCGACGTCTCGATATTGCCCGACGTGCTGATCTCCATCTGCGCGCCATTGCCGGCCGCGCGGGTCACGATGGCCTGCACCGGGGTCGCGAAATCCATCACGTCCAGACGCTGCGCCTGGCTCGGCGGCAGGTTCACGTGATCGAGATCCACGATGACCTTGTCCCCTTCGCGGCGCATGTTGGGGGTGGCGCCGGCGCCACTGAAGTTCACCAGCACGCGCCCCTCGCCATTGGGGCCGCGGCGGAAGTCGATGTTGGATACCGCCGGGCCGCTGCTCGCCGAGGGCAGGCGCTTGGACGGATCGATGTTCGCCGCAGTCGTGGTGGTCTGGGCATCAGTGCCGTTGTTGACCGTCAGGACCAGGCTGTTGCCATCCACCCGAGTGGTATAGCTGGAGGGACGGATCAGGTCGACCACCACGCGCGTGCGATCGCCTGCCGACACCGCAGAGATGCCCGACAGGGAGCCCTTGCCGACATCCATGTGCCGCGCTGCGGCGTTGGCCGTGTCGGCGAAGTCGACGGCGATGCGCGGCGGCGTGTCGGTGGTGAAGATCTTCGGCTCGGGCACCTGGCCCTGCTCGAAGTTGATGTGCAGTTCAATGCGACCGCCAGGCAGCACGTCGTAGCTGATGTCTTTCAGCGTGGAGGTGGCTGCCAGGGTTGCCTGCGACCACAGGGATCCGGCGGCAAACAGGAGGATCACCAGGTAGCGGCTCGCGTGGCGCATGATTCGGCCCTGAACAGGTGTGTTTTGGTTGCTCATTGCATCAGCCCCTGTGTTTCCTATTTCTCGCCGAGCGCGATGCTGGCCGGACGCTCCATCCAGCCACCATTACCGTTGGAGATCAGTTCGACCAGATCGACGTGGTCGTCGCTGATCGCCGTGATTCGGCCGTAGTTCTGGCCCATGTATTCATTCTTGTGCACGCGGTGGATGACGCCACCCGGGTCCTTGATCAGGACCTCCATGCCGGCCCCCGTGCCGATCGTGCCCACCATCTTCAGGCTGTCGAGCGCAAACATCTCCAGCGGCTCCTTCGGGCGGTTCTCGTCCGGCCGCGGGCCGGTAGACGCCGTATTGGTGGATGGCTGCAGTTCGGCGGAGCTGGGACTGAAGGGATCGCGATCCCCCTGGTCCTTGTACTCGAACGTCTCGAAGGTGCGGATCACCGGCAGCGGCTCGATCGGAGCACCCTTCTTCTGCTTTTCCTTGGCGACCCAAGTCCGCAGATCGGACATGCCGCGCGTGCACCCGGCCAGGGCGATCAGCGCGCCGCAGAGCGCAGCGATGCGAAGCCCGCGACCAGGGTTCATGGCGAAAGACCGGCTCATTTCCGCCCCCTCTTGTTGCCCGCTGCATGCTTCTTCGCGTCGCCGGTCTCGTCGTCATCGAGGTAGCGATAGGTTTTCACCGTGCCCTGCAGCACGAGCTTGCCGCCACCCTCGGCCGAGGGATTGGCCGGCGTCAGCGAGACATCGTGCAGGGTCAGGATCACCACGCGCGGCAGCGAAGCGACGCCGCTGATGAAGGTACCGAACTGGTGGTAGGTACCGCTCATCTTCAGCGCGATCGGCTTCTCGGCGTAGAAGTCCTTCGGCGTCTCGGCCCCGGGGACAAAGGAGTCGACCTCCAGACCTGCAGACAGCGCGGTCTGGGAGATGTCCACCAGCAGCTCCGGCATCTCGGTCTTGCTGGGCAGCTGGCGAAGCAGCTGCCGCAGCATGTCCTGCATCTCGTCCAGCTGCTGCTGCAGCGCTTCGAGATTCACGGCCTTGGCCTGCTTGGTCACGAATTCCTGCTTGAGGGATTCTTCCTTGTTCGCCAGCGACTGCAACTGATCCTGCTGGTCGCTGATGTACAGGTACCAGCCGAAGAAGCCGATCAGGGCGAACAGCGCGGCGGTGAAGAAAATCTTTACCGACTGGGGCCAGCCACCGATGTTGTTCTTGTCGAGGCTGCGCAGATCATCGAAGAACTTCACGGCTTGGCCCCTCCCGTCGTCGGCTTGGCACCTGTGGCAGGCGCGGCTCCCGAATGGCCGGCTGGCGCCTTGCCATCCGGTACAGGCACGGGCTGACCGTCGTCCTTCGGACGGCTCAATGTGACGTTCAAGCCGAACACGTAGGGCATCCGGACGTCCTTGTGTACGTTCTCGGTCTTGCGCAGGTCGGCGTGCCCCATCCAGGGCGACGCCTCGATGTTGCGCATGTACTCCGCCACGCTGGCATTGGACTGGGCCACGCCGTCGAGCGACAGCGAGTCGCCGGTCTGCTTCAGGCCGGTGAGACGGGCACTGGACGGAATGGTCTTAACCAGTTCGTCGAACAGGTGGACCATCTGCGAGCGATTCGCCTGGAGCTGCTCGATGATCTGCTTGCGCGCCAGCAGGCGATCGCGGACCTTTTCCAGGTCCTTGATCTTGGCGATCTTCTCGTCCAGCTGGTGGATCTCGGTCTGGAGATAGGCGTTGCGCTCGTTCTGGTTGTCGATCCGCAGATCCATCCACCAGCCCCACAGGAGCAGGCACAGCAGCGCGGCCACGAAGGCCGCACCCAGCTGCATGAAGAACTCGCGCTCGCGCTGCTTGCGGCGCTCGGCGCGCCACGGAAGGAGGTTGATATGTGCCATCAGTCGAAGCTCCTCAGCGCCAGGCCGACCGCAATCATCAGCGCCGGGGCATCCTGGGCCAGAGCCTGGGCCTGCACGCGCGAGGACAGCGACATGCGTGCGAGCGGATTGGCCACCACGCAGGAGATGCCCAGCTGCTCCTCCAGCATCGGGCCGAGCCCCTCGATGGAGGCACACCCGCCTGCCAGGACCACCTGGTCCACCTTGCTGTACTCGCTGCCGGCGAAGAAGAACTGGAGCAGCCGGCTGATCTGCTGGATCAGCGACTCCTTGAACGGCTCCAGTGCCTCGGTCTCGTAGGATTCCGGCAGGCCACCCTTGCGCTTGGCCCGTCCGGCTTCCTCGTAGGAGAGTCCGTAGCGACGCATGATCTCGTCGGTCAGCTGCTTGCCGCCGAACACCTGCTCACGGGAGTAGATGGTGCGCTGGTTGCGCAGCACGGAGAGCGTGGTCATGGTGGCGCCGATGTCGACCACGGCGACCAGGGCGTCGCGCCCCACGTTCAACTGGTCGGCCAGCATCGCGAAGGCGTTTTCCAGCGCAAAGGCCTCGACGTCGATCACCTTGGCGCTCAGGCCGCCGAGATCGAGCGCTGCCACGCGCATGTCCACGTTCTCGGTCCGCGACGCGGCGAGCAGGATGTTGTTCATGTCCGGGTTGTCGCGAACCGGCCCCAGTACCTCGAAATCGAGGCTCACTTCCTCGATCGGGTAAGGGATGTACTGGTTCGCCTCCACCTGGATCTGGCCTTCCAGATCGTCCTCGGAAAGCTCCGCGGACATCGGGATGACCCGGGTGATCACGGCCGAGCCGGCCACGGCGGCACAGGCGTGCTTGAGCTTGGAGCCCGAGCGGGCCAGCGCCCGACGGATCGCCTCGCCGACCGCCTCGACCTCGACGATGTTCTTCTCGACGACGGCATTCGGGGGCAACGGCTCCACCGCGTAGTGCTCCACGCGGTAACGCCC is part of the Dyella thiooxydans genome and harbors:
- the pilQ gene encoding type IV pilus secretin PilQ; amino-acid sequence: MRHASRYLVILLFAAGSLWSQATLAATSTLKDISYDVLPGGRIELHINFEQGQVPEPKIFTTDTPPRIAVDFADTANAAARHMDVGKGSLSGISAVSAGDRTRVVVDLIRPSSYTTRVDGNSLVLTVNNGTDAQTTTTAANIDPSKRLPSASSGPAVSNIDFRRGPNGEGRVLVNFSGAGATPNMRREGDKVIVDLDHVNLPPSQAQRLDVMDFATPVQAIVTRAAGNGAQMEISTSGNIETSAYQSGDQYVVEIAPKKKEAATGKLAKGQEPVYSGSRVTFNFQDIPVRSALQLLADISGLNLVASDSVGGSVTLRLVNVPWDQALDVVLRAKGLDKRRNGNVIWIAPQQELAKYEQDLADARMKAEDNAELVTDYIPISYGKAADIAKLLTTEAKQGLGSGGGGGATANASRGFLSPRGSVSYDNRTNTLLISDTPEKIKEIRALVAVLDRPVQQVLIESRIVVATDQFTRELGAKFGINGSRTNPSGQVLQLGGALGTAQGSNTNAATLGSGGLNVNLPVSGPAGSFGLAILGANYALDLELSAAQTEGRGEVISSPRVITANQQEAVIRQGQQIGYVTYQNSATGAAGSGTATVQFKDAVLELKVTPTITADNRVYLKINVKKDALAKFIDAPGSGQVPQIDTRELNTSVLVDNGQTVVLGGIYEITKQNTVTKVPGLGDIPGIGMLFRKTSRQNDKAELLIFVTPRILSDKLQ
- a CDS encoding pilus assembly protein PilP; the encoded protein is MNPGRGLRIAALCGALIALAGCTRGMSDLRTWVAKEKQKKGAPIEPLPVIRTFETFEYKDQGDRDPFSPSSAELQPSTNTASTGPRPDENRPKEPLEMFALDSLKMVGTIGTGAGMEVLIKDPGGVIHRVHKNEYMGQNYGRITAISDDHVDLVELISNGNGGWMERPASIALGEK
- a CDS encoding type 4a pilus biogenesis protein PilO — encoded protein: MKFFDDLRSLDKNNIGGWPQSVKIFFTAALFALIGFFGWYLYISDQQDQLQSLANKEESLKQEFVTKQAKAVNLEALQQQLDEMQDMLRQLLRQLPSKTEMPELLVDISQTALSAGLEVDSFVPGAETPKDFYAEKPIALKMSGTYHQFGTFISGVASLPRVVILTLHDVSLTPANPSAEGGGKLVLQGTVKTYRYLDDDETGDAKKHAAGNKRGRK
- a CDS encoding pilus assembly protein PilM, whose translation is MGLFTPKKPPLIGVDISSTAVKLLQLSQTGGRYRVEHYAVEPLPPNAVVEKNIVEVEAVGEAIRRALARSGSKLKHACAAVAGSAVITRVIPMSAELSEDDLEGQIQVEANQYIPYPIEEVSLDFEVLGPVRDNPDMNNILLAASRTENVDMRVAALDLGGLSAKVIDVEAFALENAFAMLADQLNVGRDALVAVVDIGATMTTLSVLRNQRTIYSREQVFGGKQLTDEIMRRYGLSYEEAGRAKRKGGLPESYETEALEPFKESLIQQISRLLQFFFAGSEYSKVDQVVLAGGCASIEGLGPMLEEQLGISCVVANPLARMSLSSRVQAQALAQDAPALMIAVGLALRSFD
- a CDS encoding PilN domain-containing protein, whose protein sequence is MAHINLLPWRAERRKQREREFFMQLGAAFVAALLCLLLWGWWMDLRIDNQNERNAYLQTEIHQLDEKIAKIKDLEKVRDRLLARKQIIEQLQANRSQMVHLFDELVKTIPSSARLTGLKQTGDSLSLDGVAQSNASVAEYMRNIEASPWMGHADLRKTENVHKDVRMPYVFGLNVTLSRPKDDGQPVPVPDGKAPAGHSGAAPATGAKPTTGGAKP
- a CDS encoding AAA family ATPase, with translation MTDLAPAQPATALQQSFALLREGLQRSIIGQPRLIDCLLIALLADGHLLVEGAPGLAKTTAVKALASCIDADFHRVQFTPDLLPADLTGTDVFRPQSGNFEFERGPLFHNIVLADEINRAPAKVQSALLEAMAERQITVGRSTWRLPELFLVMATQNPIEQEGTFALPEAQLDRFVMHVTIGYPDAAAELAILRLARGQASRAAHGQQTAPAARLTPADVMAARDQVLEVHMAPALEEYITQLVLATRDAGRYGAELDRWIAWGGSPRATIALDRCARAHAWLNGRDYVLPEDVHAVAHEVLRHRVLLSYEAEAEGVRPDQVIDRLLDLVPLP